In one Oreochromis aureus strain Israel breed Guangdong linkage group 2, ZZ_aureus, whole genome shotgun sequence genomic region, the following are encoded:
- the LOC116328142 gene encoding myotilin-like, translated as MNLSDLPTFTPSTFPPSAFNYERPRHFIQSQPAFQAPSYDSVLKEAQENQNNSQQNLSSAQKSPNVLETQSQTKAMSTQSQSFSQSASKSLSETQSQFQSLSLSQDQYQSAAPPQIHIQANGTAKSSPSSSSLSSPVSTPASSAAPALSSTGPMLSNSPTSSSFPSSSLPRTTMRSTITLTPSVPSATGLGSATLPANQDSMSASAAYLCSVLPSQSSSKLSPNTNRPLSYTSPSRSPLAPSSPLLPMRTSSSSSALPQQPLAVSPSLPRSPLSSSSSPSCVPQQPFTPSTQNSVQPAVVSLPASYKGTPSTLPKPILKKAIAPRPSSARSTDEDIQGSKDALIQDLEKKLRSKEARRRNSQKLSYEERMARRLLGPDNTNYVFDQDNLSDSQLDQPDSPEGRHTGGLWGRHHSRTDERGNEGSAIQEKCYAPRFLQVPPDLTVEEGRFCRIDFKVGGLPTPDVSWYLDGKAIRPDDYHKMLVCEKGMHSFIIEIVTVHHAGVYECVARNRAGESRFTMRFNVIAQEVLRPPTFVKKMVNSRALEGDTVRLECKVDASPPPQLFWKKDKDMLRIDPNRMSLYQDGSGRQCLLIEKVMKSDAGWYTLSAINEAGMSTCNARLDVGTRATPAMKTAPAGSKTLKLLSSLSHVPALTVESPAQHTAPLYESEEL; from the exons ATGAACCTGTCCGACCTGCCTACTTTCACTCCCAGCACGTTCCCTCCCAGTGCCTTCAACTATGAGCGACCGAGGCATTTTATTCAGTCTCAGCCGGCCTTCCAGGCACCTAGCTACGACAGCGTGCTGAAGGAAGCCcaggaaaaccaaaacaactcCCAGCAGAACCTCAGCAGTGCCCAGAAAAGTCCAAATGTCCTGGAGACGCAAAGTCAAACTAAAGCCATGTCCACACAAAGTCAGTCATTTTCTCAGTCAGCGTCAAAGTCCTTGTCAGAGACCCAGTCACAGTTTCAGTCACTGAGCCTCAGTCAGGACCAATACCAGTCAGCCGCACCGCCACAGATCCACATCCAGGCCAACGGAACAGCCAAGAGTTCTCCGTCTTCATCCAGCCTCAGCTCCCCTGTCTCCACCCCGGCTTCCTCTGCTGCACCTGCTCTTTCCTCCACCGGCCCTATGCTCAGTAACTCTCCCACCTCCTCATCTTTCCCATCCTCATCTCTCCCCCGCACCACCATGCGCTCTACCATCACCCTCACCCCTAGTGTCCCCAGTGCTACTGGCCTTGGCAGCGCCACCTTACCTGCTAACCAGGACAGCATGTCGGCCTCTGCTGCTTACCTCTGCTCAGTGTTACCCTCCCAGTCCTCCTCCAAACTGTCTCCTAACACCAACCGTCCCCTCTCCTACACCTCCCCCTCCCGCTCCCCACTCGCACCCTCGAGCCCTCTCCTCCCTATGAGaacctcctcttcttcatctgcTCTCCCTCAACAACCTCTGGCAGTGTCTCCTTCCCTCCCACGCTCccctctctcttcttcctcctcaccctCCTGTGTCCCACAGCAGCCTTTCACTCCCAGCACCCAGAACAGTGTACAGCCTGCCGTGGTCTCCTTACCTGCCAGCTATAAGGGGACGCCAAGCAC CCTTCCCAAACCCATACTGAAGAAGGCTATAGCTCCTCGACCGTCCTCCGCCCGCTCCACAGATGAAGACATTCAAGGCTCCAAAGACGCTCTGATTCAGGACCTGGAAAAGAAGCTTCGCTCAAAGGAAGCCAGGAGGAGAAACAGCCAG AAGCTGTCTTACGAGGAGCGCATGGCTCGTAGGCTGTTGGGTCCAGACAACACTAACTACGTGTTTGACCAAGACAATCTTTCAGACTCACAACTCGACCAG CCAGATTCACCAGAAGGAAGACACACAGGTGGACTATG GGGGAGGCACCACTCGCGCACAGATGAGAGGGGTAACGAAGGATCGGCTATCCAGGAGAAATGTTACGCGCCTCGCTTCCTGCAGGTCCCTCCAGACCTCACGGTGGAGGAGGGGCGCTTCTGTAGGATTGACTTCAAG GTGGGAGGCCTCCCAACACCTGATGTCTCCTGGTATCTGGACGGTAAAGCCATTCGTCCAGATGACTACCATAAGATGCTGGTGTGTGAGAAAGGGATGCACTCATTCATCATAGAGATTGTGACGGTGCATCATGCTGGTGTGTACGAGTGTGTGGCCAGGAACCGAGCCGGGGAGAGCAGATTTACCATGAGGTTCAATGTAATAG CTCAGGAAGTGCTCCGTCCTCCTACCTTTGTCAAGAAGATGGTGAACTCCAGAGCTCTAGAGGGCGACACGGTGAGGTTAGAGTGCAAAGTGGATGCTTCCCCTCCACCGCAGCTTTTCTGGAAgaaggataaagacatgctgcgCATTGACCCCAACAGAATGAG TCTGTACCAGGACGGGTCAGGCCGCCAGTGCTTGTTGATAGAGAAGGTGATGAAGTCAGATGCTGGCTGGTACACTCTGTCTGCCATTAACGAGGCTGGCATGTCCACATGCAACGCCAGGCTGGATGTAGGAA CCCGCGCAACTCCGGCCATGAAGACTGCTCCTGCTGGCTCCAAGACTCTGAAGCTGCTGTCCTCTCTGAGCCACGTCCCTGCTCTGACTGTGGAGAGCCCCGCCCAGCACACGGCGCCGTTGTACGAGAGCGAAGAGCTGTAG
- the hdac3 gene encoding histone deacetylase 3 translates to MTNRTSYFYDPDVGNFHYGAGHPMKPHRLSLTHSLVLHYGLYKKMMVFKPYKASQHDMCRFHSEDYIDFLQKVSPNNMQGFTKSLNAFNVGDDCPVFPGLFEFCSRYTGASLQGATQLNHKICDIAINWAGGLHHAKKFEASGFCYVNDIVISILELLKYHPRVLYIDIDIHHGDGVQEAFYLTDRVMTVSFHKYGNYFFPGTGDMYEVGAESGRYYCLNVPLRDGIDDQSYRQLFQPVIKQVVDYYQPTCIVLQCGADSLGCDRLGCFNLSIRGHGECVEFVKSFRIPLLVLGGGGYTVRNVARCWTYETSLLLDESISDELPYSEYFEYFAPDFTLHPDVSTRIENQNSRQYLEQIRQTVFENLKMLNHAPSVQIHDVPSDMLSYERNDEPDPDERGAEENYTRPEAANEFYDGDHDNDKESDVEI, encoded by the exons ATGACCAATAGAACATCTTACTTTTACGACCCAGACGTGGGCAATTTCCACTACG gtGCTGGCCACCCGATGAAGCCTCACCGGTTGTCTCTCACTCACAGTCTGGTGTTGCACTATGGACTTTACAAGAAAATGATG GTGTTCAAGCCATACAAAGCATCTCAGCATGACATGTGTCGCTTCCACTCTGAAGACTACATTGACTTCCTACAGAAGGTCAGCCCCAATAACATGCAGGGCTTCACAAAGAGTCTCAACGCGTTTAATGTGGGAGATGACTG tcCTGTGTTTCCAGGACTGTTTGAGTTCTGCTCAAGATACACGGGAGCATCCTTACAGGGGGCTACACAGCTCAACCACAAG ATCTGTGACATTGCTATAAACTGGGCCGGAGGTTTGCATCATGCCAAAAAATTTGAG GCCTCTGGGTTTTGCTATGTCAATGACATCGTCATCAGTATACTGGAGCTCCTCAA GTACCACCCCAGGGTTCTTTACATTGACATAGACATTCACCATGGCGATGGCGTCCAGGAAGCCTTTTACCTCACAGACCGAGTCATGACCGTGTCCTTTCACAAATACGGGAACTACTTTTTCCCAGGGACAG GTGACATGTACGAGGTCGGGGCAGAGAGCGGCCGGTACTACTGCCTCAATGTTCCTCTCAGAGACGGCATTGATGACCAGA gCTACAGGCAGCTGTTCCAGCCTGTTATTAAACAGGTGGTGGATTATTACCAGCCGACCTGCATCGTCCTGCAG tgTGGAGCGGACTCGCTGGGCTGCGACAGGCTGGGCTGCTTCAACCTCAGTATCCGAGGACACGG tgagtgtgtggagtttgtgAAGAGCTTTAGGATCCCTCTGCTGGTTCTGGGAGGAGGAGGATACACAGTGAGGAACGTGGCTCGCTGTTG GACCTATGAGACGTCTCTGTTGTTGGATGAATCCATCAGTGATGAGCTGCCTTACAGCG AGTATTTTGAGTACTTTGCTCCAGACTTCACGTTGCACCCTGATGTCAGCACCAGGATAGAAAACCAGAACTCCCGACAG TATTTGGAGCAGATCCGTCAGACGGTGTTTGAGAACTTGAAAATGCTGAACCACGCGCCCAGCGTTCAGATCCACGACGTCCCGTCCGACATGTTGAGCTACGAGCGCAACGACGAGCCCGACCCCGATGAGAGGGGAGCTGAGGAGAACTACACCAG GCCGGAGGCAGCAAATGAGTTCTACGACGGTGACCACGACAACGACAAAGAGAGCGACGTAGAAATTTGA